Genomic window (Bacteroidota bacterium):
TCAAACTTATCAATAATGCAGCTTCCGATATTTTTAAACCTTTAGATGCTCTGCAAATTTCTGAAACCAAACAAAAATATACAAACGGGAATCCCTATTTTTTATATGTAGGTGCTATACATCCCCGCAAAAATTTGGCAAACTTATTATTGGCTTTTGAGTATTATCATGAGCAAAATCCCAATAGCGTTTTTAAGCTAGTAATAGCTGGCCGAAAGGCATGGAAGAATAAGCTAATTGACGAACTCTATCATACTTTAGCTTGCAAACGGCATATTATATTTACAGGAAGATTAGATGATATAGAACTTGCAAAAGTAACCGGATCAGCCACTGCATTATGTTATATGTCATTGTTCGAAGGCTTTGGAATACCTATTATAGAAGCCATGCAGTGCGGTGTGCCTGTCATTACTTCCAATATATCATCCATGCCCGAAGTAGCAGGTGGTGCAGCACTGTTGGCAAACCCGCTTAGCCCTACAGAAATATATAGATGTATGCAAAAACTTAGTAGCAATGTAGTTGGTGAGGGTGCCAAACCACAGACACAGGAATTTATACAAAAAGGATTTGAAAATGCGAAAAGATATACTTGGAATGGGTCGGTTGAAGGTATTATAGAAGTTTTAAGTAATGGTTAATGGTTTCCACTGCGGCGGGGTTAATGGCGTTAACAAAACTTCCAACTTCCAACTATATACTGCTTGCTGTACTGTCTACTGTCCTAAACCTTGTAAGCCGTTTCTTTTTTTACTTCTTTTAAAACTATGCTGCTGTGGTATTGACCAATGTTAGGGATATTGGAAATTACATTTACCACAAAATCATTATAGGTTGCTACATCTTTGGCCACAATCTTTAGCATATAATCATAATTGCCCGAGATGCTAGTTACTTCTATTACTTCGGGCATTTTCATAACAGATTTTTCAAAATTAAGTAGTGCTTTTTTCGATTGTTCCTTTAATACAATATTACAATATACAAGTAAACTTAGTCCCACCTTTTCCCGGTCGATAAGTGCAACATAATTTGTTATAATACCGTCCTGTTCCATACGCTTCATACGTTCGTAGGTAGGTGTAGTAGTTAATCCAATTTTCTCTGCAATATCTTTAACGGAAATGGTGGAGTCTTGCTGCAGAATATTAAGAATTTCAATGTCTAATTTGTCAAGTTGTGGCATAGTGTTTTTTATAGTTTAGGGGGTTTGCAAATGTAGGGGATAGTTAACAGTTAAAAGTGAATAGTTAAAAGTGCTGACGGAAGCAAAACTACAAACTACAAACTGTCTACTGTCTACTGTCTCTTCATAATAGGAACCGTAGAACAGGGCTCACCATACATAATACTTTTGGCCACAGGGGCTAGTTTGGCCGTTATCTCCACGTAAGCAGCAGTGGGAACAGGCAAGTCGCCGCAGCCTTTTATCACCACACGCTGGTCTGCAAAATCTTGTATATTTACTTTGTTCAACGCCTCAGTAATTAATATACTTTCTAGCATTTGTATATCGCCAAATATAATACGCTTGGCATAAGGCTGCAGTGCATTTGCCAATAACATATATGCCCATGTGGGCACTATAGCATCGGCACTGCAAGTAATTGCTACATGCTTATTTTTGTATGCTGACCAATCGTTGGTTTTTATAAATCCCCTGAAATCTTTTTCCTTTAGCACCAAGCCCATAAACAAGCAATCTTTAATATCGAAAATAGCACGTTCGCTCAGGTCATAGTAATCTTCCAGATTGAAAGT
Coding sequences:
- a CDS encoding glycosyltransferase family 1 protein; its protein translation is MRVAVNARFLLAGRLEGIGRFSHETLSRLVKAKPDWEFIFIFDRPYDKQFIYGPNVIPVVVSPQARHPILFWWWFEVALPRVFKKYKADIFFSPDGYLSLKSNIPQIPVFHDLAFEHYPEGVSKVNLWHYKYFFPRYAKKAANILAVSQATAIDIQNLYHIKSDKIKLINNAASDIFKPLDALQISETKQKYTNGNPYFLYVGAIHPRKNLANLLLAFEYYHEQNPNSVFKLVIAGRKAWKNKLIDELYHTLACKRHIIFTGRLDDIELAKVTGSATALCYMSLFEGFGIPIIEAMQCGVPVITSNISSMPEVAGGAALLANPLSPTEIYRCMQKLSSNVVGEGAKPQTQEFIQKGFENAKRYTWNGSVEGIIEVLSNG
- a CDS encoding Lrp/AsnC family transcriptional regulator; this translates as MPQLDKLDIEILNILQQDSTISVKDIAEKIGLTTTPTYERMKRMEQDGIITNYVALIDREKVGLSLLVYCNIVLKEQSKKALLNFEKSVMKMPEVIEVTSISGNYDYMLKIVAKDVATYNDFVVNVISNIPNIGQYHSSIVLKEVKKETAYKV
- a CDS encoding DUF2480 family protein, which translates into the protein MDEFVNKVANSGLITFNLEDYYDLSERAIFDIKDCLFMGLVLKEKDFRGFIKTNDWSAYKNKHVAITCSADAIVPTWAYMLLANALQPYAKRIIFGDIQMLESILITEALNKVNIQDFADQRVVIKGCGDLPVPTAAYVEITAKLAPVAKSIMYGEPCSTVPIMKRQ